The Podarcis raffonei isolate rPodRaf1 chromosome 2, rPodRaf1.pri, whole genome shotgun sequence genome window below encodes:
- the LOC128408771 gene encoding E3 ubiquitin-protein ligase TRIM11-like produces MNLSHLRDLEGRDRSAKRIRAGESFRLHVRPKQEFVALLIRRREEQGDPFLPDPEQQEAEQKQQERYEFLLWPDVETEGFSGSDPLCSPISSLKISKHLPRCGCFWRRRVVPLNRSGAMAEERYRKRIRSEVTCSICLSYFTRPVELGCRHNFCESCILRCWEESGKKTRCPECRKAVKTDYTRNRLLTNMVGIISEWDHFEERDTQRRRSECQRHQKTLDLFCRDDEGPFCGECDISQGHSGHRVVPVEEAFQDYKDQLCGFLKTLKKEEAEIRAKKTWTGDKSLFLVPVFLSTCFFQRKVISARQKMKGEFKELHLFLEKWENQLLKQMEELEDEIARKSNEQLGWLSRELDSLQNIIRELEEKLQQPPSEFLQDVRSTLQRHEGRQAFEPPNIFPLELVWKVWDLHDINPFLEAVVEQFKGTLTSGLSLQKASVTLDPDTAHPNLILSEDRRSARWGEAHQELPDNPERFSGRPFVLGCEEFTAGRHYWEVTIGTDDIWAVGVARKSVRRKGLDSFYPGVGIWGMGQTDGKGRSTRRSLPPPAPKLRRFRATVNYAGRQILFFDADTGELLNTFANAEFSGEPLLPIFCMGPETCFELPPVTH; encoded by the exons ATGAATCTCTCTCACCTTAGAGATCTTGAGGGACGAGATCGGTCTGCAAAGCGGATCCGAGCCGGAGAATCCTTCCGTCTCCACGTCCGGCCAAAGCAGGAATTCGTAGCGCTTCTAATCCGGCGGAGAGAGGAGCAAGGAGACCCCTTTTTGCCTGATCCGGAGCAGCAAGAGGCGGAGCAGAAGCAGCAG GAGCGCTACGAATTCCTGCTTTGGCCGGACGTGGAGACGGAAGGATTTTCCGGCTCGGATCCGCTTTGCTCACCGATCTCGTCCCTCAAGATCTCTAAG CACTTGCCACG GTGCGGCTGCTTCTGGAGAAGGAGAGTGGTCCCTCTCAACAGGAGTGGAGCCATGGCTGAGGAGAGGTACAGGAAGAGGATCCGGAGTGAAGTCACCTGCTCCATCTGCCTCAGTTACTTCACGCGTCCGGTGGAACTGGGCTGCAGGCACAACTTCTGTGAAAGCTGCATCTTGAGGTGCTGGGAGGAGTCTGGTAAGAAAACCAGGTGCCCCGAGTGCAGAAAGGCTGTAAAAACAGACTACACGCGAAACAGGCTTCTCACAAATATGGTCGGAATCATCAGTGAGTGGGATCATTTTGAGGAGAGAGATACTCAAAGGAGGCGCTCAGAATGTCAGAGGCACCAGAAGACCCTGGACCTCTTTTGCCGGGATGATGAAGGCCCCTTTTGTGGGGAGTGTGACATATCCCAAGGGCACAGCGGCCACAGGGTGGTTCCTGTGGAAGAAGCCTTCCAAGACTACAAG gATCAGCTCTGCGGGTTCCTGAAGACTCtgaagaaggaggaggcagaAATTCGGGCGAAAAAAACATGGACAGGAGATAAAAGTTTATTCTTGGTT CCTGTTTTTCTTTCCACATGTTTCTTCCAGAGAAAAGTAATATCAGCTAGGCAGAAGATGAAGGGTGAGTTTAAGGAGCTACACTTGTTtttggaaaaatgggaaaaccAGCTGCTGAAGCAGATGGAAGAGTTGGAGGATGAGATTGCGAGGAAATCGAATGAGCAGCTGGGCTGGCTCTCCAGAGAACTCGACTCTCTTCAAAATATCATCCGGGAGCTGGAGGAGAAGCTTCAGCAGCCCCCCAGTGAATTCCTGCAG GATGTTAGAAGCACTTTGCAGAG GCATGAGGGGAGACAGGCATTTGAGCCTCCCAACATTTTCCCTCTTGAATTGGTGTGGAAAGTTTGGGACCTCCATGATATAAATCCATTTCTGGAAGCTGTCGTAGAGCAGTTCAAAG GCACTCTAACATCAGGACTCTCTCTGCAGAAAG CAAGTGTAACTCTGGACCCGGACACCGCTCATCCCAACCTGATCCTGTCTGAGGATCGTCGAAGTGCGAGGTGGGGAGAGGCACATCAAGAGCTGCCGGACAATCCCGAGAGATTCAGCGGACGTCCCTTCGTGCTGGGGTGTGAGGAGTTTACAGCAGGGAGGCACTACTGGGAAGTCACCATAGGAACTGACGACATCTGGGCTGTGGGGGTTGCCCGAAAGTCTGTGAGGAGAAAGGGCTTGGACAGCTTTTACCCTGGTGTAGGCATCTGGGGAATGGGGCAGACAGATGGCAAGGGCAGGTCTACCCGCCGCTCTCTGCCGCCTCCTGCGCCAAAGCTGAGGAGGTTCCGGGCGACTGTTAACTATGCAGGGCGCCAAATTCTCTTTTTTGATGCTGATACAGGAGAATTACTCAATACCTTTGCAAACGCTGAATTCTCTGGGGAGCCCCTTCTGCCCATCTTTTGCATGGGGCCAGAAACTTGCTTTGAACTGCCTCCGGTGACACACTAG
- the LOC128409127 gene encoding E3 ubiquitin-protein ligase TRIM17-like, producing MDVDKYRKRIQSEVTCCVCLSYFTRPVELGCGHNFCKTCILRCWEESGERTRCPECRTVVENDFKQNRLLADLVGIVSEWDYVAERDAQRRRSKCQRHQKTLDLFCRDNEAPFCGECDTSQGHSGHRVVPVEEAFQDYKDQPYRCLETLKEEEAEKLASNRTEKNSHRLLEQLMSDRQKMKGEFRQLHSFLDGQEYQLLKQLEEVENEIERKLMQDHGSTSQRHEERSTFGSTNNIPYGLMCKFWNFGHINTFLASSFQQFKGTIRSGLSVRKGFYIRR from the exons ATGGATGTGGACAAGTACAGGAAGAGGATCCAGAGTGAAGTCACCTGTTGCGTCTGCCTCAGTTACTTTACTCGTCCAGTAGAACTGGGCTGTGGGCACAACTTCTGCAAAACCTGCATCTTGAGGTGCTGGGAGGAGTCTGGTGAGAGGACCAGGTGCCCCGAGTGCAGAACGGTTGTAGAAAATGACTTCAAGCAAAACAGGCTTCTCGCAGATTTGGTTGGAATCGTCAGTGAGTGGGATTATGTTGCAGAGAGAGATGCTCAAAGGAGGCGCTCAAAATGTCAGAGGCACCAGAAGACCCTGGACCTCTTTTGCCGGGACAACGAAGCCCCCTTCTGTGGGGAGTGTGACACATCCCAAGGGCACAGCGGCCACAGGGTGGTTCCTGTGGAAGAAGCCTTCCAAGACTACAAG gATCAGCCCTACAGGTGCCTGGAGaccctgaaggaggaggaggcagaaaaacTGGCGTCTAACAGAACAGAAAAGAACAGTCACCGCCTGCTT GAGCAACTAATGTCTGATAGGCAGAAGATGAAGGGTGAGTTTAGGCAGCTGCATTCGTTTCTGGATGGGCAGGAATACCAACTGCTGAAGCAGCTGGAAGAGGTGGAGAATGAGATTGAGAGGAAACTCATGCAG GATCATGGAAGCACTTCGCAGAG GCATGAGGAGAGATCGACATTTGGGAGTACCAACAATATCCCTTATGGATTGATGTGCAAATTCTGGAACTTCGGTCATATCAATACATTTCTGGCAAGTTCCTTTCAGCAGTTCAAAG GCACTATAAGGTCAGGACTCTCTGTGCGGAAAG gattttacatCAGgagataa